In the genome of Xiphophorus hellerii strain 12219 chromosome 14, Xiphophorus_hellerii-4.1, whole genome shotgun sequence, the window gtaaaaatactcccaaaagttactcaagtaaatgtaattgagtaaatgtgtctagttactacccaactctcgTCATTATGGCACAATATGAGTTGGAGTTATGGTTCGTACTCTTTACCGACATTAAAATTATTCTCAAGGTctctaaaaaatataaaaaataaatttgacatattttctacAGAGAATTTTGACTAATGTCTGGATATAAATGACAGTATAATTAGTAAAGCTCATCTCTGATCCCATTGATTCTTTTTCAATAGACATAATTATGAGGTGATGGCATGAGTCTGCCACCTGCTGGTAGAAACTGGCAACTGCatcatattttcttaaaattgaaagctagaaaacagaaatttggCAGAAAATTTGCCAATTTTCTCGAGGTTATTTCAACtaaatcaataaacatttaaatattctcTATGTTAAAAGGCAAAAAGatggcagatttttctttttgtgcttcATTTCTAACTCTTTTACCAGTTTTCAAGTTAATTTCCATCCACAGGTTTGAATTTAAGCCTcagtgtgattttatttttccgGTTGGATGCATGTTGGATACCTGGTGATTTCCCCGGGGATTTGGCCGAGTGGATCCCCCCGTTGTGGCTCTCGCTGGGGGGCAGGAGCTCCAGAGTCATCTTGGGTTTGGGAGTGTACTCCTTCCGGGGTTTACTGGACACTTCTTTTATCCTGGAGACGGGAAAAGACAAACGTTTCAGTGAAAGCGCGCAGATCTACGTTCACTGGCTTATGTCTGTGCCCAGGTGGGAGGACGGATCGATACCTGTCCTCCATCTTGCTGGAGAGCTGCTGGAGGATTTCTGAGGAGCGGCTGTGGTATTCCAACTGGGCCTGGACCAGCGCTGCCAGCTGGCTCACCTGCTCTATctggagcacacacacacacacacacacacacacacacacccacacacacacacacacacacacacccacacacacacacacacacacacacacaggttgtTATGGTTCTGCCTGCTGGGCCTGaatctggttctgctctgcaggcCTGAGAGTCTTTTGTTTTCCTACTGCTCTGATAAACAGAGACGTGGCTGAAAACGTGGAActgacagaagaagaagaagaagaagaagaagaagaaactgtttacaaataaaaaatattcaaatatctgattaagtttctgtttttagaagattttttttttaatgagtcagtttgttgttgtgattataaataacagaaaatatgaataatacCTAATCcctaaagaataataaaaaaatatatataaatatataaaaagtgctaaagatttttttaatataaattagttacaaattaaaatataaaaacaaaagtgtgaaAGTAAACTAcgtaaataaaatacaaatatattaaaagaaataaagataaaattaaataaatcatataaaatttaaacaaatcacacaaaaatgtcagaattaatGGAGTTATAAAGATGAAACACAaattgctttaaatttaaaccATAAATATGCATGAAAGGAAGATTaatatcatttaaaatgttaaaatgattgCAGATAATATAAACACAGTGAAAATAACTCATGAAACTGTTTAATGCCgttttcatatattgtatttcCTGTAAGTCTGGATTAAATCGTCTCCTAGCAACAGCAGGCCAGGCTTCAGCCATGTTTCTTACGTCGCTCTCCAGCAGGTTGAACATGCTCTGCTCGGCGATCTCTTTGCTCTCGTCGAACTTCTCCAGCGCCTGCTTGATCTCGTCGTCCTGGACTTTCCCCTGACGTTTCTTCTTGTAGTCGAAGTCCAGACGCCGGCCCTCCATTTTCTTCAGATGATGCTGCAGCGATCAGACACAAGACGTTAGCCGGAGCCGGTTCCGGTCGCCGTTCGGTTCGTTCGGCGTCTCCTCAGCGGTCGGCCCACCTGGATCTCCTTCAGGTCTTTATCGTGGAGGTTCTGCAGCGGGTCGATGAAGTTCTGCTTGACCTCCATGTCCAGAGCGTCCTTCACCTCGCCGAGCTCCTTCATGGCCTCGCCGGCGTCGATCAGCGCCAGGCCTGGACGAACAGAACAGAACCGTCAAGTCAAAAGTACTCATTActagagttgggtagtaactagttacatttacttaagtaacttcaaggagtatttttactacactgtacattttacttttacttgagtaattttagtatgaagtatctctactctttagtgaaatttctggattttctaccctctgaattaaaacaaacatgttttaaccaaaaattcatcCTGCTGATTTGTGAGGTCACATTCAGAtaatttttcagacaccaacaaacataaattcattacaaaaaaaagctgGCTGTTTTTTAAAGTGCGTCGTCtctttttagaagcagtagaaacgcAAATGGAGGaataaaaaagtgcaaaatcTGCACCTGGAATCaactaaactgttttatttattaataacttATCTGTATTGATATTTAGTAAATTTCCCAGAAGTCTTGTGGTTCTCTGGAGCAGAACTTTGTAAACTTAAGTTCTGCTCCAAAGAACCAGCCAGAAAGTTTTTATCTCCTCTGAACAAGACAGACTagttcagtttaaataaaaacaccttaATAAGGGTCCACAGAGTCgatcctggagggccggcatcctgcatgttttagtctctccctggtaccaacaaccttctcagcaggtcaatgttcttcttggGCCttgatcatttgatccaggtgcgttaaaccagggagagactaaaacatgcaggatcccggccctccaggacccactttgggccccCTGCCTTAAAGCCTTGAACCTGCTGAGTTTCCAGTGTTTTTCTCCCCAGTATTGAAGGAAAACCCAGTTCAGTAGATGGGAGCAGCTTCCTGCTTACCAAAGCAGGACTCTTCTCCCAGATCCCGGCCAAACTTCAGCATGGCGTCTCCCAGGATGGACTCGGCCTGCGGGTAGCCGGGCCCCTTCTCCTGGCCGCGGATCTTCGACATGGTGTTGATCATACTCAGCTTGGCTCTGGATGCTGCCGGCAAGCACAGGCTCTAACTGTCAGCCATGTTTTCAtactgtgcatgtgtgtgtgtgtgtgtgtgtgagaaccACACCTGGATTGGGCTGGAGGTACTCTGTGGTTTTGGTCATGATGTCCAGCACCGCTCTGCTGGTGATGTCCACCTTCTGCAGgagaaaaagaggaacaaaCTAATACATTCAGAACCAATTATCACAAAAATAAGTGATTTTTataagtaaaaacataaaataaactaagTCTTAATATTACACaacaatgtcaaaataaaacaagtaatattagcagaataaagttatattgCCAGAATAAGGCAATATAACTTATTGCCTTATTCTGGCAATAAGGCAATTCTAGTAATTTCTGCATTACTAGAATGCAGAAATTTTATGAGAATTCttccattaaaaataattgaaaaaagtaaaataaggaATGTTGATACTTTGGTATCGGTTAAACAAAttaggatatttaaaatatttaatattttagcaCATTAGAATCAAATTAGGActtttaaacaataaactactgatttcatttaaagaaaGAATCATGCCAGTTTTTAAGTTTATCAAAGCTTTTTGATCATTAATCAGAATCAGATCAGGGTTGATTgacgatcggccagaaaactgcaaacggTGCATCACTAAGATTAAGTTATATTTGTGTTTAAACGATTAAAACAGGCAGTTATAAGCATCACAAATGCCTTGATTCAGAACTTTATAGATACTTTTAAACGGTTAATTGGACGTTTAAGGATAAATGACCTTTTCCATTTCCTTGAAGTCATCGTCCAGCTTGGTTCCTTCTGCTCCTCCGACTTTCTCGCTGACTTTCTGTGACGACGCCCggagaaaaacaggaaagacagaaagagagcgAGTTAATATTCTCATCCAGCAAACATTTTACAGCCAACAACGGGCTGATCTGAGAGCTAATGGACGGAAAACAGaggagagctgctgctgctgccgagGAGGAAGATGGAAAAATGAGCTGATGTGTCTGATTATTTatgcaggaaacataaaaacataaaaacttttgATCTGATAAACATCAGACCAAATACAGCTGTGATTATTATAAGATTTATAACTTTTGACATGTAGAGTTAATATCCTGAGTTCCTCTCTCCTTTGTACCGACTCCAAATGTAACATCTTCCCTTTAATTACTTCAAGACGTCTTCTTTTATCtccatttgttcatttaaagtcataaaagaGCAATTAACCCTCCTTCACTTAAGGCCAGGTGACTCATTAGTTTCAGCTTTATCTAATTTTCTTGCTTCGTTTCTAAGAAAATCCATTTCAAGAGAATCCTTCAGTCTTTAAACGCCTcggtgagcagcagcagcagcgtctctgttttcatcatttctgCTGCTGGATAGATGAATATATTCCAGATTTGAAGGTTTTCTAAACAGAAATCTAAACCAGAATCTCACCTGCAGTAGATAACCTTTCAATTGATTGTCAGTTAATCAGATTGTCAGCGTTGGAGCCAGATAAAACGTGATGTATACAGTCTTATAACAGTTTTCTAATTTGCACACATAATTTTCTAACCTTCAAACTGTTgccacattttttttagttgtttacaTAGAAAGCTGAAGGTTACAGTCGGCAGAAACAAGCTTCACTGTCACATCCATACTGGCAAACAGCAAACAGGTCAGAATAAAACCTGAGGGAAAATAAAGGCAGAGCAGAAATGTTATGAAGCCAGAAGGTTAGCTTAGCCAGTTAGCAAAaaagttgacctgaattcaaagtccaaataaatacaagctgtaaaacaaaatggtgGCCGCTGGTCAGACTGGTTCGTTTGTAtacaaagtttagtttgtttgggGAGATGTGAACAAAAAGTGAACCTACAAACCTCGGCctcagttcggttgaagtgaactctgaggCGGGCCGAATGTATACAAGCAGAATGGAGACCGcgccaaaagcaggaagtggactacagcgcagggcattctgggtaaatacaaccaaaacaaatgcgaCAGTCAAGTGCTAGCGCTAGCGAGACTAGCGCTAGCACTTGatttttttgccaaagacaaaaacatttatctaaCAACTGATAAAATCTGactttgtgaagaaagaagttgcGCTTGGTGTTTTTTTCATTGGTTTCTGTATCATTTCCTTtggtggttcttggtgcagcgcccccacaggcgaggaggggaacaggtttttcaaaaggtttggtttgtttgactcgCAGAACCAtcgcagctgaaaatgtaacagatgttGGAGTTCTGGTcccaaatcaaaccaaacataTCGAACTATAAAGTGTGAAAACACAAATCTCTGCAAACCTCGATGAACTAAAGCAAGATTGTAAAGAAAAGTTTGATAAAGTCAGAAAGTAGAGTAGAATCATGGAGTTGACTATTTTGGCCAACAAATGAACCAACAAATCAAGCATATAAAAACTACAtaataacaaatataaataaaatagtccATTTAATTAGTTTTCTAAGCTAACAGAATCCACTTTAAGTGTTGAAAAGCTGTTTAATTCACATCTAAAGGTTACATAATGGCACCAGTGAGGCAGCTGGTTCAGGCCTCTTGGGTCACTGTGGgagcaggaagctgcagagcGACAACATTATTCGCTCTCATCGCCTCAGGTTGCAGCCATGGAGGAGCAGAGTGGGCCATCAGCCGCCCACGCTCcgttcacacacactcacaccacacactcacaccaatACGCTGGtaaacaaacacataaagacCTCACATGGCGCCAGCAGCACCATGACCCGGCCCATAAATTACTGTAATGAGGCTAATTagcagaacaaaatatttatatatcgATGGAGGGATGGGAGAAAACTGTAGCCAGCTGGATTTTAGGAGTTATGAATCGGTAACCCGTCCAGGCATCCTGGGATTCCTGCAGGAGGGAGATTATACTGTCTGGTTTTACAGTGGCATCAATCGAATAAAGCCTAATTGTTAACTGAAATTATTGGAATGTGAAGTGAATTTTATGTAGCAAAATTCAAAAGCTGCACACAGATATTTCAACTAGtgtgaaatatctgaatgtGAGCGTCTGGGATCTAAAGCAGCTGCCTCCATCAAACAAACCAGCCAAACATGAACAGCTCTGAGTGCAGGTGTGAGTGACGATGCGTTCAAAGCCCCTCCGACGGAGGAAATatgtcacagaaaaacacgaAACCACGGCGTTTTTAAACTGAGGAGCTTCTCGGAATAAAAAAgaagtcaaatttaaaattaaaacaacgcTAGACCAAGACAGGAACGAAAAGTGTGAAGGACCGACAGATGGGGATGCAGTTACCATAGAGACGAGGATGTGAAAGCTTTCTATTATGCTTccaggaaacaaacacaaacctaTAAGAGTGTTTTTTGCCTGCTAGGGAGGAAACCTCAGCCTGGTCTcagtgaggtgtgtgtgtgtgtgtgtgtgtgttaaactCTTACATAAGTCAGCCTATCTCAGCAGTTTCATCTTTGCCATCCTTTATTGAGGGAAATCTAAAGTGTGTTTGACCTGTTTTTACTGCCAATATTATACAACAGATGGTTCAGTTGTTTGGAACCTGGATGATAAAGAGAAGATATGAGCTGCAGAAAGTAGACAACAGACAACAATCACATCAATGTGAACAATTAGGCAGAAATTAGTCACCAAGAAGTCGAGCAAACCGCTAATTAGAGGCAAGCTAACAACTCAGAGCCCGGCTGGTGGTTGAGTCAAATGTACAGTGAACCAGAGTTATGCTAATGTCCAGCATTAGACATTAGCATAACTAATGCATAACTAATGCTAATGTCTAACTGGATTCACTTCTTACTTATCAGAGTCAAGAATCAAGCTAGCAGTAACTCAAACTTAAGCTAACAGCTGGTCAGACCTGAAAAGTCACTAACAGTCAAGTTAAATCAAAAATAGTGAATCCtaaggagattttttttcatccaatacaagaaatgcaaacatttcttttctctatTATTCATCTTTATGATCTTATGACAGTTTTCTCAGCGGTGCAGTCTAGAGAAAGCTACTTTAGAAGCTCTTAAGTAAATGGGAACATTGTGTCTGTTGGGTATTAGTTGGATTTTTTCGCCGGAGGGCTAACAAGTCTGCAGtaggttgtttattttacagacaTGATAACTTCTACAGCTTGTTAGCCACCTACCCAAGACTAATGCACGGTGGCCAAACAATGTGTAGCACGAAACCCCCTAACACCAACGTAGAAAGGTTAGCATTAGTTCCTCTTCCTCATAACACAACAAACAGCTGGTTGACTGTCTGTGTGCATTACATGCTTTGACTCTTTTGCCAAAtctaaaaagttaatttacgTCGCAAAAGAAGGTTAAATCTCAGCTGTACTGTGATAAAATGGCAGAAAGTTGTAGGAACATGAAAAGTTAACCGACTCTTTAACAGGCCCATCTGTTCTGcttctctcctcctccacaGTTTCTCTCCCGTTATTCAGGACTCTCGCTGCCTCTGctgttttttctcctccatcttCCCTCTGTGGCTCTCTTGTCCTTTTATTTCTCGTCTTACATCCACACTCGCTTTCTGCTGAGTCACTCCCCGCCGAGGCCTGCAGGAAAATCAGCTTAATTACAACGCTGCCGTGACAAATGTCGGAGGTCGTGGCACCCTGACAGCAGATGGAGGCCCCTGCTCTCCAGAGGAGAACCTGACCATCAGGAGATGGAGAACTTGGCAGCCGGAGTCGGTTCATCTTATCGGCCTGCCAAAGTCCCCAGACGCCATCTTAGACGGTAGATACCAGAGGACTGATGGACAGTTTGACCAACGACTGATTAGTGTTCGAACTTTGGTGCAGGATTCTTTTGGATCAGAGCCCAGAGTCGTCCTAATGAGAtgcatttctgcattttaagTTTGAACTTGTGGTCCAGAATGTTTAATAACTCAAAACTGCAGCGTCAGCAGCAAACTTTAGATTTCCAAGCCTTTATTTTAAGGTCTTGTTCTTCTATTGCCCCCATTACTGCAGGTTCATTTATGTTTATTGggtgtggaaacatttttaataaaaatcactgGACCTACATTTATCGGCATCCTAAATTCCACGATTATCTCCAAAGTTTGTCCATTTTATGTCCTGTTGCAACACGGAATCGGATTTATGATATTTCTACAGAagggatgtccaaagtgtggtctGGGGGCTGTTAGCAGCACTTTGAATGATTGCTTACGGCCGCAAACAATTTAGGAAAGGAGCACATCTGGCCTCCAGGCTCCTTTATATTTAGGGTCACATTTTCACAGACAAAATCTTCTTAAAAGTGAcccattatgcttccttgaCAGGTTAGGATAAATGTTCATCACATGTTTTTGCACAAACTCATTCTGAGATGATGGgatttcagtctgctcagttctgcctattttgttttacttgttgTCACTTTGAATCCAAATAAGCAGCTGCTGgcttatttacatattttaatgtgaGGTTTaagaggttaaataaaaataaatctacaaaaTGTCTCAATCTGAGTGTAATTTCCTTGTAGTTTGTTGTATGTTTTGGCCTTCAAGggttttcaattttatttttttggctctcttctgaataaaagaaaaatgcaccACTGATGTTGGCTGCTTCGTCTTTTCCTTCCCGCCTGTAATGATTTTATTGCCTGTGGTGCCGATTCCTTCGCCTGCTCCGTTTGTTTCCGCGGCAGCCGGGACGCTTGCATCATCCATGTGCATCATCTGTCGGTTAGACGCTCGACCAGAAACCCGAACAGAAAGGCTTTAATTAGCCGAGGAAACGTGACGACCCGACCCAGAGAGGCGGTTCGGCCGTAaatcactgaaatgtttcagcgTTTAGACAAAGAGAAAGCAGGGAGGGTTTAAGGTTTAGGTTTTATGATGTGGAactaaaaacatcaataaaaatctccaggaacagaaagagaaacaacGACCTTCTCCACTTCGTTCATGTAACATTTTGATCCTggattttagtgttttatgtaaattattACAGAAATGTGACACATTCTGTGTGACTATAAGCtgtgatgattaatggttgccatttattttctcttggAAATCCTCAGCAGGAGGTTGAGAGGCTGGAAGAGGATGGAGAAAAGAAATGTGACCGAGAGACGAGGCAAAAAATGATGGGCTTtagatgagagaaagaaaagatcaGATCTGGTTCATTTAGAGATTTacatttcattattaaaatgtgaTAACAGATAATTATCTGTTATCACATTTAACAGATAATTAAATCTGTTAAATGTGACgcttagccaatcagaaacatgtaatgttgttgttttatttcacgCTTTGGGGTCATAGGTCAGGTCAGAAGCTGAAATAATACTTCAGTTTTTCCACAAAGCCGTCTACATCATCGTTTACATGAACACATGAGGGACAAGTTTTCACTCTGTAAAAAAAGCTGTTTCCATGGGAACAGAGGGCAAAAACTTtcccattttaaagaaaaacatcccgtGATGAATttctaaagaataaaaaatcatcaaaataaatcagtgatatTGCCAATCCctacaaatatataaaagttCTTCACCATTTCACTCAGGCTGATggtttaaaatacagatttatgaACTAATGAAAGAGTAGGAACAATTACTAAAGTAGAAACGTTAATATAAAAACTATTCAATTAaaagacttagacttagacttgtactttattgatcctttgggaagactccctcaggaattaaaaatgcaaaaattagtttattgtgattcttttcctttgttttaattgcccaacattttttaatgaaatctgtATGtcattaaagattaaaaaaattaataattcttttttttttaccttaataaaataaaaaatcaggatgttttctccagttttccatattttctttgATCCTAGGATCCACTTATTGGAGCTAGCTATATGTGATTATATGGAAATATGAAACgttgactaaatgtttctgaagtGTTGAGGATTTTTCCTCCACAGCCTCTTTAATCTCCTGCAGCGTGTAAATATTCGAGCTCTTCAGCTGGTATCCTGTCATCCGCCCTCAGTTTAAACTGGGTTCAGAGTGGAGGCGTGCGACAGGAACGGAAAACTAAATTCTCGCTGAAAGCTTCAAGAAATATCCTGAGAGACTTTCAGGTTCGGAGAGGAGAAGCAGAGATCTTTGATGAAGGAGGATTTTATCTCTGTAATCAGAACCAGAGCCGATCAATCAGATTGATCTGAAGGCGGCTTTAATCCAGACATGataggaaaagatggaaaaaataaagagactGAGGAGCAGAAACTAAGAGGGTCTTGATAGTCTGATATTCTTGGTTTGATTTGagaccaaaacttcaacatttgtgtcattttcagctgctgtggttttctttctctctgctgtgtGTCAATCCAACTGACACAggttgaaaaacctgttcccctcctggcctgtgggggcgccacccaagaaacactgaaggaaacaaatcaaaaacttctgaaaaaactcaaaaacttcATGCTTTTGGAGAGGCTTTTTGGGGGTTTGCggattcacacctccccaaaacGAGCCAGACGTTTTAGCCGAAGAAACTGGAACTGGATTAACGCGAACTAAACATTTCACCCTGAACCAGGAGGCAGAAATGAGGCGACTGACGGCAGCAGAACCGGTTGGTGAGAGTTTCTCTGAGACCTTTTTGGTTCCTGCAGGAATCCTGACCAGCTgcactgcagcagctgctgcagcattaACTAAACATGAGAGCAGAGgggaaaccagctgcagctcatcgCAGCTTCAACTACAGgatgtaggaaaaaaaaacttcaaaacctgcagaaaacacCAGATTCACTGAAAGTAAACAGACACTGCAGCCTACAGCAACGTTTTctactgttttattattccaaaacttatttgcaacaaattttctgacatttttagacttttgaaaCTTCCCAGATTTTTGTCAGCCGATTCCAGAAAATTTGCAATGAACTCAATAATGTGCATTAGTGCCAAAAAGGTGGGAATCCGATGATTTTTGCGTGAATTGTGAAGAGAATAATGGGCGACTTTTCGTTGAgctaatatttgaaaatgtgctGAGAATAGTTTGACTCAATAATGTTTGAGTTTCAGtgattaaatacaaatatgGACAAAAATAGCTGCTACTTCTATgtgatttctgaaataaaatgtacttattGTGTGGAATATAACTTCCTTCTATCAAAATTGATTCAAATATCTTCAATATGTGAAACTAGCAGCAACAAGTGGAGGAGGGGAAGCGCTGTTTCCTCTCTTAGGCATTAAAACTAATATAAACAACAGGAATGATATGAGAATGACGTCTATATTGTAAAAATTGTAATGTTTATGTGCCACAGCAGCTGATTCCTGTTTGAAACATTAATTATCTGTGGCTAATAGAGTCGATTAAAgtgaaaggagaagaagaaacgaTGCAACAGAAACACCCCAAAGCCTCCGGATCCATTTCTGCCCTCATTACTATTCACACCATGAAGTTGGACATAAAGCGGCGCTGGAGTCACGACTCGCTGgcggtaaaaacaaaaacacatctgacacaaaaacaactaaatccTGCAGCTTATGGAGCAACTAagacttttcatttttacagtttacattttgatcataaaacaaacaactgctaaatgaaaataagaattaattcatttttattttaagaaaccaAACTGAACGCAACTGTCCCAGTTTGACCAGACAGTGGCGCTGCTTTGTGTCAGTTTCACTGAGTAACTTTACTTTATGACTGAAAGTTTGGTTTTATCAACTGAAGCTATTAAAcgttcaaaaaataaaagcacttatTTTTGGTCAGTTTGTTCAGAATGATCGAGTTCAACCAAAGATTTTCCCAACACATGACAAAAACGCCTCACATGtccaacaaaaacatcaactgATCAGAGAGTCGGATCTGATCAGAGGCTCATCAGCGCCGTTAGCCAGTCGTTAAGATTTAATTAGTTCAATTGatcagttttctctgttttcagcaCCAGGACTTTCCTGCTGCGTGTTTCTGATCCGCAGAACCAAACGGACTCCGACTACAAGAAGTGACAAACCGTTTAAATGGAGTTAATTTCAGGTTAATTTCAACTAATTAACTGAAACTAAACGCATTTTAATCGATAAGAATACACTGACAGAcgttttcaattcaaaaaccaattttttctgctaaattattgactAAATAGACATGagatcaaatatatttattgcttGTAACCTTTTATTGAGGTTGTTCAACCataaaattgtaaatatatgcaaatatatatatttacattattgtgtcaacaaaataaatcaaagtgtaaataaatattaaataagcgTTTGGTTTGTAGCTTTCATTTTCCCGCAGCTACAGCTGATCTTGAACACGTTTAGATTTTTGTTAATAAGTTTGAATTTTGTACAGTTTGTTTTATTACGCCTGtagattttatattaaaaaactgattaatggtgttaaaattttaacctgttaaaatctttgtaattgttttatAATCATGATGTGATGATTATGTTGCACAAACAGGATAATTTCATCCAGAAGGTGGCAGCAGCacaaaagttgattttgttttattgcgaTTTTCTGTGATATCAATAagaattatgattaaaaaacttttttttttaacttattttttaggAAACTGCAttcatagacacacaaacagaaattcTGCTCTtggaaaacataaatttttttcaGGAGTGTGATTTATATCTCTAAGCTGCACACAAagacatttaatcatattttcttattgaatgaaaaaaacagtggagaaaactgtaaaattaacattttcaataatattgccaggtttttttgtaaattgtcgttattttaatttttttgagtgaataaatcaaattttttacCATGATCCAATTTTTtcatgataaataaatatgatagaTGCCGTTATGTTATAATGTGATGGTGTTCAGAAACGTTTTTTACCTCCGTCTGCTACAGCTAGCTGTGAAGCTAACAGCAGGTCCgtttattttatcaaaatattacaacaaaaacagaaaaattagcTGTGAGCGTCCTTCCTgatgtgacctttaacctccgCCTAGGAAGAGTTTATCATAAACAGTCGTCATCGTCTGTCAGCTGATAATAAACTCAACGTCTGTCGGAGTCGCACAGAGacgaggtcaaaggtcacggtTCAGCTGGAATGATCTTCCTCTGCCTCCCCGTCACGAGCGATGCCCTCAAGGATGATTAATTATTGAGCTACAGAACGAGCCAaaagtgagtgtgtgtgtgtgtgtgtgagtgtgtgtgtgttggcatCACGCCTACTCTCTGCCGACACGCGTgtggttgccatgacaacacGGTCCACGGAGCCGGCAGGAACAGAAGgagaattaaacacatt includes:
- the sh3gl2b gene encoding SH3 domain containing GRB2 like 2b, endophilin A1 — its product is MSVAGLKKQFHKATQKVSEKVGGAEGTKLDDDFKEMEKKVDITSRAVLDIMTKTTEYLQPNPASRAKLSMINTMSKIRGQEKGPGYPQAESILGDAMLKFGRDLGEESCFGLALIDAGEAMKELGEVKDALDMEVKQNFIDPLQNLHDKDLKEIQHHLKKMEGRRLDFDYKKKRQGKVQDDEIKQALEKFDESKEIAEQSMFNLLESDIEQVSQLAALVQAQLEYHSRSSEILQQLSSKMEDRIKEVSSKPRKEYTPKPKMTLELLPPSESHNGGIHSAKSPGKSPAPMDQPCCRALYDFEPENEGELGFKEGDIITLTNQIDENWYEGMINGQSGFFPINYVDILVPLPH